CAGCTTTGGCCTGTTGAGATTCacaaagaaccaaaaaaaaacaacgttCAGAATAGTAACAAAAAAGCTCACAGAGGAGATCAAGACAAAGAGATACTTACGGCGCAATATCGTGTAACTTGGATACCAAATTCTCCAAATGCTGCAGTCCATTACTGTATGCCGACTCATAGGGAATGTTCGCATCTAGTCTGATCCAGTGGATAACATATGCTTTCTGTAAAAATGGAACCAACCTCTAATTACCAAACTTGGAGATTCAACAGTTAACCAAACAACATGAATAGTACGAAAACTATTACCTTCTCCACGTGATCAAATACAACTACATCGTCATATAGACCAAGATGCATGTCTGGCAAGTTCCTATCATCCTCAGGGGCCTTTGAAAATGGAAGCTTCCTTTTTTCGACGTAGCGAACTGTGTCGTACGAGAAAAAACCAACCCAGCCACCTATAATGATACAGAAGTCTTATTAAGAAAAAGAGAGGAAACTAAAGTCCTTAGTTCTTCTTTgctaaaaatgtaaaagaccTAGTATGAGAGGATGGGGGTTCGAATCTCATATCAAAAACATCTACAAGTGATAGATTCTAGCAAGTGAATAGttacaaataatcaaagacGGATTCCTTACCACAAAAGGCATCTGGAAGGTCCTGAACTAGTTGAGGATCAGGGTTCCATGACTCAGAGATTTTCCTCGGTATCTCCATTGGATCCTCAACGTATTCCTCAGTCAAGCTTCCACTTTTGTGATCCATTACAATAACTTTATCCTCCTTTGCCACGATCTCCATCGCAGGCTGAGCCCCAACAACGCTATAACGACCCTATTGTGATCAAAGAAACAATTAGGAActaaaaaaaagatacaaagaTAAAGACAAATAAAGATTGTTTCTTACAACGCTGGACATCTGAGAGCCAGGCTCAACGGACTCAAAAAGAAAGCTAGGAGCTTCACGATCATCTTCTTTTACCAAACAACGGTAAGCAAGAACAGGAGTGAGCTGATCCGAGAAAATGCAGCGGAAAATTGGTACAAGGTTCGTGCTCTTAGAACCATCTGCGTGCTTCTTTGTATCACTTACTGCAAATAACAAATCGAGAACATATTACAACACTATCAAAAATCAGATTCCGGTTCAATGCCaaaaccgaactaaccgaaaAAACCAAATTAACCGAACCGAATAAACCTAAACCGCTTGCCTAATTCCGATTCCGATTGAGCATATATCTATCAAAAAACCAGATTCCGATATCAAATTTTCCGGTTCAAtgccaaaaccaaaataactgaACCGAATAAGCCTAAACCGCATGCCTAACCAGAAATACAGATTCGAAATGACCTGAAGAAATCCACACAATCCAAAACCCCATAGAAAAATTAACAAATCGAAGAGCACTGATTCACCTATCGAAGCTTCCGAAGATACAGAGACGCATTTGATTGAACGGAGAGAAGGCGCGTAAGCCGAGCTTCTACCGGAGTATCCAGAAACCGTCACGGAAGAAGCGAGTCCGCGAGAAACCGCAGAGGGGACGAGGCGGCGAGAGAAGCTCAGAGGCTTCACCTTCGCCACGTTCATCGAGGAAGACATTCGTAACGGATGAGAAAAAAAGCGGTGGTCACGGGCTCCGGCGGCCCAAATGTTGAAGAGATTTGAAGAAGGAAGATTCTGAGAAGAGTGGCGAATAACATAAAAGAGGATATGTCATATTTATAAAGCATGACCATGTGACTAATTACGTAGTTTACTATAATACCCCTCACCTGTATTTTCTTACACCAAGTCACGTGCGTACACTCTCTTCTTGGTAAAGGGTAGTACTGTACAAAGAAGTGAAGTGGATGACTGGCAGGCTTATAAATTTGGGCCCACTGGACCCGCTGCTCTCAACGTATAATTTATTAACCGAATGGTTTTCATTCCTAAACCAGATAGTGATATCAATGTTGGTTGGTTAAGTCAattgtataatattattattatcaatGTAGAAACTTTGACATTTTCTTGAATTAACAATAGTGTTTAAAACTGGAAGGCTGCTTTAGCTGCTACCaaccaaaatcaaatacatccaCATTAAAACCATGTTCCTTTGTTCACTTCTATTATTCTACCTTCTTCTATTATTATACGTACCTAATCACATTTGGTACTCTACTATCCATAAATAATGTTGGtccattttcttttttcaacCATTCAAAgtctctttcaaatataaatgtTATGTAACTTAGAGACCAAAACTAAAAGTTATAGCTATTGCTCTTTGTTTGTATAATGATGAGTCCCATTTCACAAGCCAATCATCATGGCGTCTTCGCCGGTGAAAGGAAACGGGTAAGGCAAACACACAAGCAAGGAGAGGAAGAGAACCAAGATTCCTAGATAGACAAACTTCTCTTCAGGCTCAGTGATTTCCTCAGCCAGCGGCGCTATTGGTCCACGCTGCAGGAAGAATATCAGCACCACCCAGTAGAATGCCACGTCACTGAACAACGCAGATAGACCCAGAAGCGCTAAGGAGACACTCGTGAGCCGTGCTGAGGCCTGAATAAACCATTTGGAACCAAgagttttaagtatttttctttttttttttaaatgggaaTGTTCAAGTTTGGGTCTGAAGTTACCTTTCTACCCCAAATGGAGAAAGTGATTTTACCACCATCAAGCTCTCCTGCAGGGATGCTGTTAATGCCATTGATGAAAAGTCCAGCCCATGCCCATATCACAAGTGGGTTCAAAGATATCGATGTTCCTTCCTTTAGTACATCACCGAGTAATAGCTTTGCTATAAAAAGGATAAAAGCAAAAAATGCTTAAACATATTAGTACTCTTGACATTATCATAATAGATTAACAGCTAAAGCTTACCAATACCACCAACAAGAAAGGATTCGTGAAACACTGAAGAGTTAACTACAACGCCAATGCCGTCACTTGGAGGCACGACCAACCCAACAAGAAACAGAACAAAGCCCAGAGAAAAGCCAGCCAAAGGCCCTGCAGCTGCAACCTTCAAAAGATCTTCTCGTTTGGGCACGATGTTTTTGATTCTCGTTATAGCACCGAAAGAACCTATCTGCCAATCTAAAACATGTTCATCAAATGTCTACAAAACCAAAATTTCCAGATAAAAAGGGAGGTTTCCCTTTTGCTTTTTAAAGAGAAACATTGCATCTTCTTCACCTGCCAACTTGGAACGAAGAACGGAACACCGAGCTTTATCCCTAGGTTGTTTGCAACTAAAACGTGTCCCAGTTCATGCACTCCAAGGACGAGAGCGGTGACGAGAGCTCCTGGCAAGCCATCTTTCAGCAGCTCAAGGTTGTCAAATGCTGATCTGCAATGGATGGGAAGAAAAGTTTTATTCAATTTGATGATTTGGAATCATAGAAAACATGGTTTTAAGATGTTTCTTACAGTAAGTCGGATTGCAAGGCGGGAACATTACGGAGAAACAATGTAAACAACGCCACCAATCCGAAAGAACCAGCAGCAAACCATTCAGGAACAGCTGCATTTGTATGTAGTGCCCAACTAAAAGTTTAATAATCTGAGGAGATCCTTACAAGTGAGGAACCGTATATAGTTCTAAGATTACCTGTTGTCTCAGGTTCCAAGGACCTTCTAGGAACAACAACAGCCACAGGTTTATCATCCTCTGGATTGGAAAGGAGGAAAAGCTTGTACTGGTCACCAAATTTATTCTGCAGATTGATGAgcaaaatattttactattaatcTTTGCCACCACATGTGCTTGTCCTAAAGAAGCAGAGTTGCTACCTCCAATCTTGTCTTTATCTTCTCGTAGCTTTTAGCAGGCTGGCCTCTTAGATTTCCTTTGAACAACACCCCACCCTACCAACAACATTGAAGAGAAATTTTCACAACCTCGCTTGTATGATAATATAACCTTAAGAAAATAAACTGATGAGTTTTCTCAGTGGCTCTCACCTCGTATGGTTCTTGGCTTGTAACAAAGAAGGTGTCAAACCCAAATACTTGGTCCTTGAGGATATCAATCGTTTCTTTGGGGAGTCTCATGGAATCATCCAGTTGTAACGGCTGTTCACAAAAACTTTTTAtgaatagataaataaaaaacatttgtaAATAACATTGTTGGTAATACTTACATTCACACCAGGAAGAGGAGAGCCAGTGCTAACTTCTAATTTATCACCGTCCTATGACAAAATACAGCAAAGTATAATACATTCAGAAACAAAACCAAGAAACTTTATGGTTGAAGTAATATAAGCCAAATAGAGCAATTTAGATTCAATTCCTCTGAAGCTACTAGTTAGTAAACAACACTGCTTAGTTATACAATTGAAGCTTCAGTTATGTCATTTGATGCATAAAAACAATACCTGAGAGCTGAATTGAACTTTGTTTTCCTCATTACTGCCTACGGCTTCATCCACAACAGTTGCCTCTGGAACCAACTCAGTAGGAGGAGTCTGTGAAGGAGGTTCATCTGCTAACGCCTCTTTGTCTTCTCCTCCACTTTCCTGCAAACATGGAAGATCAAAAACAGAATCCATAGACCTTAGTAGAAGTAGCATAGATGCTATTAAGCAAATACCTCATCGTTATTGCCATCTGGTTCCGTTTGTGTATCCGTCACTCTACAAAAAGTCTCTCTCTTTCTGCAAACTCCAAAGCTCAAAGCCATCAGATAAacagattattaaaaaaataaaaaatcgaaaaaatgaAACCTTTGAACTCGGAAgagcttcagctccttcttccttcGATAGCTATCTCTCTGCCCAAAACCTAAACTCGAAGTAGCTACCAATGGCTGAAACTGAAGACTGCAACGTGAGCTGCAGCATTGCGACAAGACGCCGTAATTGCCGCGAAAGCTAGCCGCGAGATTCATATCCTACGAAAAGTCTAGACCTTTAGGTTCTCCGATCAAAACCCAGGTGTCATTAGGACGTAAAGAAgattttgtgtttttcttttgtcttcCAACAGTTTAACGATCGTGGCTCTTATCGCTGGAGAACAGAGCATCTTTCATTTATCCACTGGAGGAGCTCTTCCCAAGAATAACGCTTTGTAGTTTTTCACCAATTTGAACGACATGAAGTACCTTTCTTAATATTGCAAACGACACGCGTGTGTGTCGCCAAACAGAGGAGCGCCATGCtgttttcttagttttttttgtagtttttcaAGATATGACCGACATGTAGTCCCCTTCTTAATATCTGAAACGACACGCGTGTGTTTTGCCTAACAGAGGAGCGCCATGCCGTTTTCTTGACTTTGACCGACATCAATTCCCCTTCTTAATACTGAAAACGTCACGtgtgttttagtaatttaaccGGCACGACGTTCTCATGTCGATATAAAAAACGTCACGCATGTTCTCACGCAGTCCTTTTGAAAATATAACTTGAATTTTTACTACATCAAACGTTTCCTGGTCAAAAACCAGACTGAATCTTGTAAGAAGAAAAATTCAAACTCTTTTGAGCTCTTGAAGCTTGCAAACTTAACATGTGTATAGATGTAACCTTTCGCTTTGGTTTTGATGCAACAagatcaaaaaatatataaaggtaACTGTTTCAAGCcacaaagaagaggaaaacaaTGAGGAACAATATGATAACAGCGAAGATCTTGATCATGAGCCATCGATTAGACGAAATTCTAGTGAGATGCTGCAGAAGAGCGCTGCGTGCTCCCTCTACGTTAACTAACGATTCATCCATATTGTCATCGATTCTGTTCCACAAAACCCCACAGGTGTTAAAACTAAAGCCTTCCATGAAACTCTCTATATGGTGAGGTTAACGTTAAAGAACCTGATAGCTAGCTCTCCCTGTTGAGTGACCATCGTAGCTAAATGCGTGAATATTCCACTGAGCTCAGTTATCGTTGATTCCACACTGTGAAGCGCAACAGCTCGGTTTTGGCTATAATTCTCCTGCCTTGGTACTGTTTGCTGTAACATAGACATCTCCATTTGCTGCGATGGTGCATTCTCAATAGCAGATCTGCGTCTGTTTTTGGCATAATCACATGTTTATATACATGATTTGACCTTAACTGACAACTAATGAAAATTAGGACATACCTAAGCTGGCTACCTGAAGGAGCTCCACTATTAACTGGCGGCAAACTGGTCGGTTTGCAGAAGACCAAACCTAATTAGATGAGAGCAACTGTTTACTTAGGAGATAGTTTTAGAACAAAACTCACAGTGGCTGTTGTTGTAAACTCCCGGAAGGAGTTGATGAACTTGACCAAGGAGGAGGCTCAGGTACAGCTTTTGCATGATTCTGATTATCTACTGCTGCATTTTTTGCAGAAAAGAGTTGTTTCCTGTTTTCATGAGCCTTCATGTTCTGCAGGAAGACAACATTCACAGTTAGATACAaacagtgttctaaaaatcggtccgCCTAGTCAGCAAATCGGACATGAGCATAAAAAATTGGCTTAGGCGCCTAGCCTAAACAATAATCCTCTATAAGACGCCTAACCACGGTCTaacgatttttagaacattggaTACAAATAAAATAGGAAGTCGATAAATCTACAAATCCAACCTCTGATCTCGCAGTTAGAACGTCTTGAAACTGCTTTGTAGCTCCCATGAGCCTTGTTTTCAAGTCATCACAAACAGCTGTGTAGTGACCGACTTTGTCATGCGAATAGCTCCCGTCAGCGATCTCCATGTTCTGAAGGGTCTGCAGATCAGAGAGAGCCATGTTCAGACCCGTGATATCGTTCCTGATCAACACGGTCAGCTCCTGTATCTCCAAAG
The window above is part of the Brassica napus cultivar Da-Ae chromosome C3, Da-Ae, whole genome shotgun sequence genome. Proteins encoded here:
- the LOC106382969 gene encoding probable zinc metalloprotease EGY2, chloroplastic, with product MNLAASFRGNYGVLSQCCSSRCSLQFQPLVATSSLGFGQRDSYRRKKELKLFRVQRKRETFCRVTDTQTEPDGNNDEESGGEDKEALADEPPSQTPPTELVPEATVVDEAVGSNEENKVQFSSQDGDKLEVSTGSPLPGVNPLQLDDSMRLPKETIDILKDQVFGFDTFFVTSQEPYEGGVLFKGNLRGQPAKSYEKIKTRLENKFGDQYKLFLLSNPEDDKPVAVVVPRRSLEPETTAVPEWFAAGSFGLVALFTLFLRNVPALQSDLLSAFDNLELLKDGLPGALVTALVLGVHELGHVLVANNLGIKLGVPFFVPSWQIGSFGAITRIKNIVPKREDLLKVAAAGPLAGFSLGFVLFLVGLVVPPSDGIGVVVNSSVFHESFLVGGIAKLLLGDVLKEGTSISLNPLVIWAWAGLFINGINSIPAGELDGGKITFSIWGRKASARLTSVSLALLGLSALFSDVAFYWVVLIFFLQRGPIAPLAEEITEPEEKFVYLGILVLFLSLLVCLPYPFPFTGEDAMMIGL
- the LOC125584037 gene encoding syntaxin-31-like, yielding MGSTFRDRTAEFHSLSQTLKKIGAAIPSVHQAESDPTSSKRSSPPGSSRSEFNKKASQIGLRIHETSQKTARLSKLAKESSIFNDRTLEIQELTVLIRNDITGLNMALSDLQTLQNMEIADGSYSHDKVGHYTAVCDDLKTRLMGATKQFQDVLTARSENMKAHENRKQLFSAKNAAVDNQNHAKAVPEPPPWSSSSTPSGSLQQQPLLPPVNSGAPSGSQLRRRSAIENAPSQQMEMSMLQQTVPRQENYSQNRAVALHSVESTITELSGIFTHLATMVTQQGELAIRIDDNMDESLVNVEGARSALLQHLTRISSNRWLMIKIFAVIILFLIVFLFFVA